In one window of Fodinibius salicampi DNA:
- the ilvD gene encoding dihydroxy-acid dehydratase, protein MSPKLNKYSSRLTQEESQVGSQAMLYGAGLTDEDFDKAQVGIASTGWEGNPCNMHLNDLAEHVRDSAWESGLVGLNFYSIGVSDGISMGTQGMKYSLQSREIIADSIETVMRAQWYDANISIVGCDKNMPGAVIAMARFNRPSIMVYGGSIRPGELNGQKLDIVSAFESYGSYLSEEITKKEMKDVLRHACPTAGACGGMYTANTMASAIETMGMSLPFSSSIPATHSEKIKECKKAGEAIRLLLEQDIKPRDIITRQAIENAVTMTIALGGSTNAVMHILAIAHAAEVDFTIDDFQEISNQTPYLADLKPSGKYVMEDLYNVGGVPAVQKLLLEEGYLEGDCLTVTGETLAENVADVPGLFEEQNIIAPVDKPIKSTGHLEILYGNLALEGAVAKITGKEGTRFSGPARVYNSEEESLKAIQDGEVQKGDVVVIRYEGPKGGPGMREMLSITAAIMGAGLGKEVALITDGRFSGGSHGFVIGHVTPEAQVGGAIGLIKDGDLITIDADERAINVDLSDEELEDRRQNWEAPPLQVTSGSLYKYAKLVSSASEGCVTDK, encoded by the coding sequence ATGTCTCCTAAACTTAACAAGTACAGCTCTCGATTAACACAGGAGGAATCTCAGGTTGGCTCACAAGCTATGTTATACGGCGCGGGTTTGACTGATGAAGATTTTGATAAAGCGCAGGTAGGAATTGCCAGCACCGGATGGGAAGGAAATCCTTGCAACATGCATTTAAATGATCTTGCTGAGCATGTGCGTGATAGTGCATGGGAATCGGGGCTGGTAGGATTAAATTTTTATAGTATTGGTGTGAGTGACGGCATCTCCATGGGTACCCAGGGTATGAAATATTCCCTGCAATCCCGCGAAATTATTGCAGATTCTATAGAAACAGTAATGCGTGCCCAATGGTATGATGCTAATATCTCTATTGTAGGATGTGATAAGAATATGCCTGGGGCCGTAATAGCTATGGCTCGATTTAATCGTCCATCAATTATGGTATATGGAGGATCCATTCGACCTGGAGAGCTTAACGGACAGAAGTTAGATATTGTATCTGCTTTTGAATCGTATGGCTCCTACCTCTCGGAGGAAATTACTAAAAAAGAAATGAAGGATGTGCTCCGTCATGCATGTCCCACAGCCGGTGCTTGTGGAGGAATGTATACGGCCAATACCATGGCTTCGGCTATTGAAACAATGGGAATGAGTTTGCCTTTTAGTTCTTCTATCCCGGCTACCCATTCCGAAAAGATCAAGGAATGCAAAAAAGCGGGAGAAGCAATCCGACTTTTACTTGAACAGGATATCAAACCGAGGGACATTATTACACGGCAGGCGATTGAGAATGCGGTTACCATGACTATAGCTCTTGGGGGATCCACGAATGCCGTAATGCATATCCTGGCGATTGCGCATGCAGCTGAAGTGGATTTTACGATTGACGATTTTCAGGAAATTAGCAACCAAACACCCTATTTGGCAGATCTCAAGCCCAGTGGAAAATATGTTATGGAAGATCTCTATAATGTAGGCGGGGTTCCGGCGGTTCAAAAGTTACTTCTCGAAGAAGGCTACTTAGAAGGGGATTGTTTAACGGTAACCGGAGAGACGCTGGCAGAAAATGTAGCTGATGTACCGGGACTTTTTGAGGAACAGAATATCATTGCACCGGTTGATAAGCCTATTAAGTCCACGGGGCATTTGGAAATTTTGTATGGCAATCTGGCTTTGGAAGGGGCAGTAGCCAAGATTACAGGCAAGGAGGGAACCCGTTTTTCAGGTCCGGCGCGCGTTTATAACTCAGAAGAGGAAAGTTTGAAAGCAATTCAGGACGGAGAGGTGCAAAAAGGAGATGTCGTTGTAATTCGATATGAAGGCCCTAAAGGCGGTCCCGGAATGCGTGAAATGCTGTCGATAACGGCAGCGATTATGGGCGCTGGACTCGGTAAGGAAGTAGCACTTATTACTGACGGACGCTTTTCCGGAGGGAGTCACGGCTTTGTCATTGGTCACGTGACACCGGAGGCGCAAGTTGGCGGAGCTATTGGATTGATCAAGGATGGAGACCTCATTACGATTGATGCCGATGAGCGAGCTATTAATGTGGATCTTTCCGACGAAGAGCTGGAAGACCGACGCCAAAATTGGGAAGCTCCTCCACTGCAGGTTACCAGCGGCTCACTGTACAAATATGCCAAGTTGGTTTCTTCAGCCTCCGAAGGATGCGTTACGGATAAATAA